From the Pangasianodon hypophthalmus isolate fPanHyp1 chromosome 17, fPanHyp1.pri, whole genome shotgun sequence genome, one window contains:
- the apbb1 gene encoding amyloid beta precursor protein binding family B member 1, protein MSLESTSDLVNENTCVPSSLSLDLRCPHSALLDTELHLKGKAKGSSTSSSKSRHIYASTTSSQLLTGIMGGRDDDVSHREEERARNQENEQGHSISGSNAKWMKEGQNQLRKVAEQQQDLNRNPDQNLNLTENENESPDVNPNQNRMIEEQEHDVENNKNLKVLCSDVDIRNTANEPLLIDTSEVPKSKEQEEEEEEDEEEESLPASGGEKDTDSSEAQSSSESRKSGEGGSKNRCLLFGKNGVPSDEDSSCMSLSQGSTATSTPDGDTESYWDRSAFETDTDLPAGWMRVRDTSGTYYWHIPTGTTQWEPPSPMEEGAVPERPSSTSPAITPSEEPQITWNGVPRQNRFNDDLWKEEDVTSDQSLKEFEGATLRYASINLSCTQSEGEEKPSSYSTDGEAKCFAVRSLGWVEISEEEMAPGKSSIAVNNCIRQLSYHKHNLHDTAGIWGEGKDMLLVLENEMLNLIDPLGQTLLHSQPIVSIRVWGVGRDNGRDFAYVARDKLTHVLKCHVFRCDTPAKNIATSMHDICSKIMAQRKSSKSSLNRLNIDPSKLVDIPVQEFPAPKNELVQRFQVRYLGNVPVAKPVGMDIVNSALETALASRDKADWSPVTVNVASATLTILISDTEEVLSECRVRFLSFMGVGKDVHTFAFIMAEGPGDFICHMFWCEPNAASLSEAVQAACMLRYQKCLDARPPSSISCLPGPPADSVARRVGSSVKKGVQSLLGTFKRSGAQTP, encoded by the exons ATGTCTTTGGAGAGCACGTCAGACCTGGTTAACGAGAACACGTGTGTACCCTCCTCACTGAGCCTTGATCTGCGCTGCCCACACAGTGCTCTACTGGACACAGAGCTACACCTAAAAGGCAAAGCTAAAGGCTCGTCCACTTCTTCTTCCAAGAGCCGCCATATCTACGCCAGCACCAcctcctcacagctcctcaccGGCATCATGGGTGGCCGGGATGATGATGTTTCTCACCGTGAGGAAGAGCGGGCAAGGAATCAAGAAAACGAGCAAGGTCACTCCATCTCTGGGAGCAACGCCAAGTGGATGAAGGAAGGTCAGAACCAGCTGCGCAAAGTCGCAGAGCAGCAGCAGGACCTCAACAGAAATCCAGACCAGAACCTGAACCTGACGGAAAATGAGAACGAGAGTCCAGACGTGAACCCAAACCAGAACCGCATGATTGAGGAGCAAGAGCATGATGTGGAGAACAATAAGAACCTGAAGGTACTCTGCTCCGACGTAGACATCAGGAACACTGCCAATGAACCTCTACTGATCGATACCTCTGAGGTTCCCAAGAGCAAGGAgcaagaggaagaagaggaggaggacgaggaggaagaAAGCCTACCTGCCAGTGgtggagagaaagacacagattCCTCTGAGGCTCAGAGCAGCAGCGAGTCGAGGAAAAGCGGTGAAGGCGGGAGCAAGAACAGATGTTTACTGTTCGGCAAGAATGGCGTTCCCAGTGATGAGGACTCCAGCTGTATGTCTCTGTCTCAGGGGAGCACGGCCACCAGCACTCCTGATGGAGATACAG AGTCTTACTGGGACCGCAGTGCAtttgagacagacacagacctGCCAGCTGGGTGGATGAGGGTGCGGGACACTTCTGGCACCTACTACTGGCACATTCCAACAGGCACCACGCAGTGGGAGCCGCCGTCTCCAATGGAAGAGGGCGCAGTGCCAGAGAGACCATCCAGCACCTCCCCTGCAATTACACCCTCTGAGGAACCACAG aTTACATGGAATGGTGTACCTCGTCAAAACAGATTCAATGATGACTTGTGGAAG GAGGAGGATGTAACTTCTGATCAGAGTCTAAAGGAATTTGAAGGGGCTACTCTGCGCTACGCCTCCATCAATCTCAG CTGTACTCAGTCAGAGGGAGAAGAGAAACCAAGTTCGTACAGCACTGATGGAGAGGCCAAG TGTTTTGCCGTGCGATCTCTGGGCTGGGTGGAGATATcagaggaagagatggcacctgGCAAGAGCAGCATTGCTGTCAATAACTGCATCAGGCAGCTCTCCTACCACAAACACAACTTGCACGACACAGCCGGCATCTGGGGAGag GGTAAGGACATGCTTCTGGTGCTGGAGAACGAGATGCTAAATCTGATCGATCCTCTGGGACAGACGCTTCTCCACTCACAGCCTATAGTCAGCATCCGCGTGTGGGGCGTCGGCAGGGACAACGGCAG GGACTTTGCCTACGTGGCTCGAGACAAGCTAACCCATGTTCTAAAGTGTCACGTGTTCCGGTGCGACACTCCTGCCAAGAACATTGCCACCAGCATGCATGACATCTGTTCTAAG ATTATGGCACAGAGGAAGTCCTCAAAATCAAGTCTAAACAGACTCAACATTGATCCGTCCAAACTAGTGGACATCCCAGTTCAGG aGTTCCCAGCACCAAAGAATGAGCTGGTCCAGCGTTTCCAGGTGCGCTACCTTGGTAATGTACCGGTGGCAAAACCAGTAG GCATGGATATTGTTAATTCTGCCTTGGAGACTGCACTTGCCTCTAGAGACAAAGCAGATTGGAGCCCTGTGACTGTGAATGTGGCCTCTGCTACTCTTACTATTCTTATTTCAGAT acTGAGGAGGTTCTGTCGGAGTGTCGCGTACGCTTCCTGTCATTCATGGGCGTGGGGAAAGATGTACATACTTTTGCCTTCATCATGGCCGAAGGCCCTGGAGATTTTATCTGCCACATGTTCTGGTGTGAGCCCAATGCTGCCAGTCTGAGCGAGGCCGTGCAGGCTGCATGCATG CTGAGGTATCAGAAGTGTCTGGACGCCAGGCCCCCCAGCAGTATCTCGTGTTTGCCTGGCCCTCCCGCAGACTCTGTTGCTCGCAGGGTGGGCTCCAGTGTCAAGAAGGGCGTGCAAAGCCTGCTGGGAACATTCAAGAGATCTGGAGCCCAGACACCATGA